The following proteins are encoded in a genomic region of Triticum dicoccoides isolate Atlit2015 ecotype Zavitan chromosome 1B, WEW_v2.0, whole genome shotgun sequence:
- the LOC119321056 gene encoding cyanate hydratase-like, whose protein sequence is MEESGASAAAVVPRLLAAKEESGKSFSDIAAETGLTNVYVAQLLRRQAQLKPDMAPAFRAAVPALTDELVELMMRPPFRSYHPDIVHEPAIYRLNEAVMHFGESIKEIINEDFGDGIMSAIDFYCSVDKIQGADGKDRVVVTFDGKYLPYTEQRSEHMMSRLNRNAS, encoded by the exons ATGGAGGAGAGCGGCGCGAGCGCGGCGGCCGTAGTCCCTCGGCTGTTGGCGGCGAAGGAGGAGTCCGGGAAAAGCTTCTCGGACATCGCGGCCGAGACGGGGCTCACCAACGTTTACGTCGCGCAGCTGCTGCGCCGCCAGGCGCAGCTGAAGCCCGACATGGCGCCCGCGTTCCGGGCGGCCGTCCCGGCGCTCACCGACGAGCTCGTGGAGCTCATGATGCGGCCGCCTTTCCGGTCCTACCACCCGGACATCGTCCACGAGCCAGCCATATACAG ATTGAATGAAGCTGTTATGCATTTTGGAGAGAGCATCAAGGAGATCATCAATGAGGATTTTGGTGATGGAAT CATGTCGGCTATAGACTTCTACTGTTCAGTTGACAAGATTCAAGGGGCTGATGGAAAAGATCGTGTGGTGGTCACATTTGATGGGAAGTATCTGCCTTACACCGAGCAG agatctgaacatatgatgtcaAGATTGAACCGGAATGCATCTTGA